The window AGAGAACCCGTCCACGCAAGACCTCCATACGGACGTACAGCGGCAGGTGAGAGAAGATCTGGATGTCGTAGCGGTCGTCGGCGAGTTCAGAGAGCGCTGCAAGCCGAAACCGGGCGGCCTCCTCGCGGTCTCCGTCGTAATAGATGCAAAGATCGATATCGGAATCATCTCTCGCCCGCCCGGCGGCGACGGAGCCGTAGAGGATGATGAAGCGGACCTTCGTAAACCCCTCGATAGCCTTGAGCCGCTTGAGGGCATGCCGGACGAACTTTTCCATTGCTCTCACCCCGGGGCGGGCCCGGAAATCCTCCCTGTTCTAGAGAGGGATGCTCGTGCATTAACGTTTCCCAAACCGCTCTCCTCCGCAAGATCGCACTCCGGACAACCGCTCTCTCCAAGAGGATAGATACCGGGGTCCCGTGCTGGAGAGCGTCTGGCCGAACTCCTGCGCCGTGGTAGAGGACTTTGCGGCGTTGATGTCGGAGAAACGTCGGGCCGGGACTTCCTCTCAAACTCACGACCCCCGGCTGAGAAGACAATCATCATGGATTGTTTCATCGGGCTTTCTGCCCGCGTTCCCTCCCGTATCGTCCAGGTGATCGGATCAGGGACTGCGCTTGATGAGAGTTCCGACAACCTATCAGTGATAGGTAAGTAGCATTATCACAATTCAGGGATATATATCAGTGATAAGTTTAAATACATATCACTTTGAAGAGATACATATGACTCTGACAGACCGCTCCTCCGACGTCGTCGAGTTCATCCTGAATGCGCTTGACCTGCCGACCAGTCCGGAAATCCTCGATGTCGGCAACCTGTACGAAGTACTCGGCCAGGATTTCCCATTCCAGCCGGATATGATGCTCAAAGCGGGTGGCCGCCTCTACTTCATCGAAGTGGTATCGAGAGTAGCGTCGCTGGACACGATCGCAAGAATGCAACTTCTGCGGGAACTCTGGCGCCGAAAGGGCCAGGAGTTGCCGGAGCCGGTGTTGGTCATCGCCGCCAGGGCTATTCACCCCCGGGAAGAGCAATTAGCCGAAAAACTCGATATTCAGGTGATTCGTCTCCCATGGAAACCGGATCTACCTCTCAAACATGAGTACAAGCCATCGAAAAGCAGGCTCACCACCGAAAAATCCTGGAAAGTTGTATCCCGCCTGCTCAAAGAGAAGAGCACGTCCATCCGGCAGCTGGCACTACGGGAGGGTGTCTCTTACGGCTGGGCGCATAAGATCATCGGGGCGCTCATCGAGCAGGAGATCGTAGAGAGAAACGACAGTTACGTCCGGATCGTCGACGTAAAAAGACTCCTTAACGGTATTGCCTGGGAGCGGCCGATGAAGAACCTGCAGATAGCAGAAGTGCCGATAGACTTCAGCGAATCGATACCGGCAGCAAGGGATATTTCATACATGCTGGAGAGGCAGAAGATCCCGTTTGCCTTTACCGGTTACACCTCCGGCGGGCTTTACACCGGGTATGCTGTGCGCCAGGATGCAGTCAGTCTCTATCTTGAAGAGAAACATCTCGATCTCTTCGAGGAGTTCTTCAGTGGACCGTCTGGAGGCGGGATCCGGGCCTGGATTTATGCGCCGGACAGGGATGTATTTACCGATACCCGACAGATAGAGGGTATCACCATCGTATCCCCCGCTCAGACCCTGCTTGACCTCGCAGGACTTGGTTACAGCGTGATGGATCTGACGAAAGCCATGGTGGATAGGTATGCCGCCCTATAATCCAAACCAGGGTATCATCGAACGGTCGCTTGGTGAACTCAGGGTAATTGCAGAGTGGATCCATGCACGAGGAGAAGACCCGGACAACCCTGAGGTCATCCTCATCGGTGGTTGGGCGGTGGACGCATACAATCCCTATCTCGGTTCGGTAGACATCGATCTCGTAACGACAGGTCGTATCAGGCGTACCCTGATGCACTATCTTCGTTCAGATCATGACTTCATGCCGGAACGTCAGATGAACGTCACAAAGAGCGTCGCGAAGATGACGCCTGCAGGGAAGATAATTCTGGATTTCGCCACGCGGGAGGCTCAGCAACCATTCGAAGGCAAACCGGAAGTGCTCTTCACCTTCGAGATCCTTTCCGGGAACACGTCAAGGAGGCTGATACGAGGCGGGGTCGAGATGTCGATCCCGACGCGTGCCATGCTTGTAATCCTCAAGATGAAGGCCGTGTGGGATCGTTCTTACCGGCTCGAACATGGTCTGTCGCACGATGAAGTCTGGGAGGAGGGGAAATTGGTCAAGGATTATGCGGATATCCTTGCACTCATCGATCCGGTGCATGGGGGGCACGAACTTGATATTGAGTGTCTTGGTGAGCACCTTAACCGATATGACTTCCTGAGAGGTTGCATTGAACACCTTCCCCGGGTGAATGCGGCACACGAGCGATATGCGAGGATGGATAGGGCAGATGTCCGCCGCGTGTGCGAGGATTTACTCTCAATCCTCTGAAACAGGGGCACATGGGGCGGGCGGAATGAAGGGGTGAGCCTGACCGGGGAGATAACTGTCATGAATTGTTCTATCGGGCATACTCCTCAATCCGTTCCATCGACTCGAGGATATGAATACATTTCTGGAGGAATGTCGTTCTTCTCAAACTCTGAATATCCTACCCGTCGTTCTCCGCGTGATGCGGTATTCATTACCCATACACCGCGGCATCACGCGTTTACAGAACCGGGAGGCCAAGAACCCTCCGGCATCGTGACACCGTCCCGTACCCAAAAAAATCGCTCAACAAAACAGAGACGAAACAAAAAATTAGGGTTGGTTAGTTAGGGTTTAGTCCCGACGAAGGACCAGGAAGGCAACCGCACCAAGGCCGGCAAGAGCAACAAGTGCTCCGAATCCGGGGGACTGGGTGGGGGTTGGCTCAGTGGTCGCAGTTCCGGTCGGGGTGGTGGTCTCAGTGCCCGTCGGGGTGGTGGTCTCAGTGCCCGTCGGCGTCGGCGCGGTGCCCTCAACGATGTTGAAGGTCGTGCTTGTGGACGTCTGAGTCTCGATGGACTCGACCGTGACGGTGTACTGGTCGGGCCTGAAGGTGGTTCCGTCGACCTCGAAGGACCAGGTGTTCGCGGTCTCGCCCTGCTGGATGGTCACGGTGCCAGCGTCGCTCGAGAAGCCAGAGGTCTCACCGGCCGCACCGGGCTGGAACGCAGCGGAGGTCACTTCGACGATCAGCTCACCGCCAGCCGCGAGGTTGGTGGTACCGGTGATCGTGAACGTGCTTCCTGCGGACTGGTCACCGATCGGGTCGATCCGGATCCAGGCATCCTCGAGGAAGAAGGTCAGCTTCGTGTACTTGTCGTCGGAATACGGCGAGTTAAGGGCGTTGATAACCGCGTTTGCTGCAGCGGAAGCCGTCAGCTGCGTGAGGTCAACACTACCTGCAGATCCTGCTGCGGGTAAGCCGGGCCCGGTCAGGTACCGCCCGTTGGTGCCAACTGCGTAGCCACCGCTCATCGGGTGCTGGACGATGACAAAGTACTGGCCGGAAGAGAGCAACTCGGTGTTGTCGAGTTCGTACTCGAACGTACCGTCATCCTCAACACTGACGGTCTCGACATTTACGACCCTGCTGTTTGCAGCATCGCCGTAGAAGTTCTTGCCGAAGATCCAGATCTGGACATCATTTGTGCTGCCCTGTGCAGTTCCGGTGATCTTGATGTCATCACCGCTGGCAACAGTAGCGCCGCTCACGGTCGCGGTGACAAATCCGGGCCGGAGCTGGATGGTGGCCGTGGCATACTTGGCGCCGGAAAGGTTATTCCTGTCCCGGGGCTCCGAAACTGCGTAGATTGTGTAACCACCGGCTTCAAGAGCGCCGAGGTTGCCAGTATCCCAGTCATAGGACCAGGTGTCGTCCCCCTCAACATCCACTTCGAGAGGCTGCGCATTGTTCAGGCGCGTAAGGTTCTCAGGGTTGACACCCTCACTGCCGAGGTTCGGACCGGTCATGAAGAGGTAGACTGTGTCGCTCTCAGTGCAGGTACCGGAGAGTGTGATCTCCTCACCGACGTAGTAGGTGCCGGTTCCGGACGCGGTGATGGTAACCGAGCCTTCCTCAACCCTCACCTTGACGCTGTCAGTCTTGACGGCGACGCCCGACATTGCAGAGCCAGTCGAGTTAACAGGACCTGCGACTTCGATGGTGTAGGTCTTGGCATCAGTCGAGGAGTTGGTGGTGAATGCAACAGTCCGGGTTCCACCAGCAGTGGTCTTAAAGAGCCCGTGAGTCTCGTCGCCATAACCGCTCTGCCATCCAACCTGGTTCGGGACAAGCTTCGGCTGGGCCTTGCCGGTGGATGCAGAGGTTGTGATGTTCACCCAGTAGTACTTCTCGGACTCGCCGGTGATGGTCACGGAGAAGTCATTGCCGCGAACAACCGAATCCTTGTCAGCCTCAATGGCGACTGCCCCGGAGGTGACCTCGAAGGTCACGGAGTTGGAGTCCGTCAGATCGGCAGAGTCGCTGGACCAGACTGCCCGTGCAGTGTAGGTACCGGTTGGGAGATTGGCCACAGGGATAACAGGCGTCTCATTCCACTGCGCCTGACCGAGGTGTACCTTAAGGTCCTCGCCACCGAGTGTCGTCACCGTACCGCCGCTGGGTGTGGTGACGCGGACTTCAACGAGGTTGTAGTCCTTAGGCATGCCAGGGGTGTTAAGGCCTGCAAGGTTGTGGTCAATCCGGAACCGGATGTCGCTTGTCCGGGACACAGACTGGCCATCCACGGACGTGGTACCAGTGCTGCCCAGCAGGACGCGAAGGTTCATCGAGGGGTTCTCAATGAGAACTCTTCCGTCAGGGGCTATACCTGGGTCAGTGTAATCGGCACCGGCTTGGAAGGCCTGCCAGGTGGTCCCGGCTCCGGATCCAACTGCCGTTGCAGTCAGGTCGAAGCTGGTGATATCGGATACCTGAATGACCTGTACGACATTCCTGTCACTCAGGCTGCCGCTGAAACGAACTAAGTTTCCACTGCCACTGGCAGCACCGAAGACACTCGACAGGTCGAGGTTTTCTTCACCTACATAGATGGTGTCGCCGGAACTTATAGTCCGCGCTGCCGCAACCGGTGCAACGACCAGCGCAGCCGCGAGGATCATGGCAACGACCATCAGTTTTGTCATACTCTTCATACTATACCTCCATTGTGATGACATGAGGGAATGTGAACGCGAGGTACTCGACAGACGTCGAATACGGGTTCACCACGCTCTATACTCCGAATTACGGAATATGTCACAATATTTGTGGAACACTTAATATATCCTTTGTGGTCGACCGGGTACCTGGCGTCTCCAAAAGGCACCACAACGCTGGAAATCGTCCTGAATATGCCAGGATTCCGCTTCATTCCCGGATCATCGAGGTTCATGGTTATACGAGGATAAAAACCTTACTCCATAAAAATCAACGAGCGCCGGGCCCCGCCAGCACCCCAACCACCTCCGTTGGCGCCGGCTGGAGTAACCTGCCGCGCCCGGGGCGAGCGGCAGACTGCCTCCCCGGGCACCACCCTCGCCGCAGGCCCGCCGGTGGAGCATCTATATAGGAGACTTTTCTATCCCGGCCGGCCAACCACTCTCTATGCGGATCATTCGGGCCCCCACACTCGCACGGGCACACGAACTGGCAGTCAAGACCGTCCTCGAGAAGGGATGGGTGCTGGAGACCGAGAACGACGAAGCGACGGTCGAGTGCGAAGAACTCACGCTCGAGGTGGAGTCGCCGGAGACCGAGCCGATGGCAAGCCCCGCCTCCCGGTTCCAGAAGCGGTTCCTGGACGTTTACGTCGATAACCTCCTGCACGGCTCCGATGCAAAGTTCGAGTACGACTATCACCGGCGGCTCTTCGACTGGGGGGAAAGACTCACGACGGAGGGCGAGGACGTCCACGTCGACCAGATCGACTATATTGCCAGAAAGCTCGCCGCCGCCCCGAACTCCCGGCGGGCGGTCGCGGTCACCTGGAACCCGGTCGTCGACGAGAACCTCAATGACTGCCCCTGCCTGCAGCTCGTCCAGTGTCTGCTGCGGGACGGAAAACTCCAGATGAAGGTCGTCTTCCGGAGCAACGATATCCTCTCCGCCGCCGGGTCGAATATGTATGCGCTCGTGCACCTCCAGAAGGCGATCGCGGATCGACTCGGTGTCCCCTGCGGGCGCTACACCCACATCGCGCTCGTCCCCCACGTATACTACAGGCGGGATCTCAACGATATCGAGCCGTTCTGCAGATCCGGGACGGAGATCCGGCCTATCGCCGAGGTCTGCAGGGTGTGCGGGAAGTGCCCGCGGTCGTCCGAAGTACGCCGCTGAGCCGTCAGGTTAATTAGGAACTAAATATAACATTTTAGAGCGCAATTGTAGCAGCCCGGTAGTGTAGCGGTCAATCATGCGAGACTCTGGATCTCGCGACAGCAGTTCGAATCTGCTCCGGGCTATACTCGAGCTTTTTTCTGATTCTCAACCATACAGTAGATTATGCCTGATTACAACCTCGGCGGCACCGTCCG of the Methanoculleus thermophilus genome contains:
- the mntA gene encoding type VII toxin-antitoxin system MntA family adenylyltransferase antitoxin, whose product is MEKFVRHALKRLKAIEGFTKVRFIILYGSVAAGRARDDSDIDLCIYYDGDREEAARFRLAALSELADDRYDIQIFSHLPLYVRMEVLRGRVLYSTDERFVYDVAYRTIRDFDDFKHRLYDYIGKEAMV
- a CDS encoding MEMAR_RS02690 family S-layer glycoprotein — its product is MKSMTKLMVVAMILAAALVVAPVAAARTISSGDTIYVGEENLDLSSVFGAASGSGNLVRFSGSLSDRNVVQVIQVSDITSFDLTATAVGSGAGTTWQAFQAGADYTDPGIAPDGRVLIENPSMNLRVLLGSTGTTSVDGQSVSRTSDIRFRIDHNLAGLNTPGMPKDYNLVEVRVTTPSGGTVTTLGGEDLKVHLGQAQWNETPVIPVANLPTGTYTARAVWSSDSADLTDSNSVTFEVTSGAVAIEADKDSVVRGNDFSVTITGESEKYYWVNITTSASTGKAQPKLVPNQVGWQSGYGDETHGLFKTTAGGTRTVAFTTNSSTDAKTYTIEVAGPVNSTGSAMSGVAVKTDSVKVRVEEGSVTITASGTGTYYVGEEITLSGTCTESDTVYLFMTGPNLGSEGVNPENLTRLNNAQPLEVDVEGDDTWSYDWDTGNLGALEAGGYTIYAVSEPRDRNNLSGAKYATATIQLRPGFVTATVSGATVASGDDIKITGTAQGSTNDVQIWIFGKNFYGDAANSRVVNVETVSVEDDGTFEYELDNTELLSSGQYFVIVQHPMSGGYAVGTNGRYLTGPGLPAAGSAGSVDLTQLTASAAANAVINALNSPYSDDKYTKLTFFLEDAWIRIDPIGDQSAGSTFTITGTTNLAAGGELIVEVTSAAFQPGAAGETSGFSSDAGTVTIQQGETANTWSFEVDGTTFRPDQYTVTVESIETQTSTSTTFNIVEGTAPTPTGTETTTPTGTETTTPTGTATTEPTPTQSPGFGALVALAGLGAVAFLVLRRD
- a CDS encoding thymidylate synthase, whose amino-acid sequence is MRIIRAPTLARAHELAVKTVLEKGWVLETENDEATVECEELTLEVESPETEPMASPASRFQKRFLDVYVDNLLHGSDAKFEYDYHRRLFDWGERLTTEGEDVHVDQIDYIARKLAAAPNSRRAVAVTWNPVVDENLNDCPCLQLVQCLLRDGKLQMKVVFRSNDILSAAGSNMYALVHLQKAIADRLGVPCGRYTHIALVPHVYYRRDLNDIEPFCRSGTEIRPIAEVCRVCGKCPRSSEVRR